In the genome of Ananas comosus cultivar F153 linkage group 11, ASM154086v1, whole genome shotgun sequence, one region contains:
- the LOC109717489 gene encoding receptor-like protein kinase At3g21340, with amino-acid sequence MWRIFRRRGGVCGQQGDNEGLLVQTKVRQFTYSQLKIMTGKFKHVIGGGGFGSVYCGRLEDRSRVAVKMRSQRSSQGLKHFLAEVNILSKVYHRNLVSLVGYCMDRDCLALVYEYMAQGSLQDRLRGERGIVNVLTWRVRLQIALEVAKGLEYLHAGCKLPIVHRGVTSSNILLDENLEAKLSDFGLAREFAASSEMQSSVTGVAGTIGYLDPEYMFTGVFSDKSDVYSFGVVLLEIITSQRPYTPGEDAPGGHIVRLVSEMLARGGFHDVVDARLQGNYNIESVSKVIDLAMRCTEEASSRRPTMEQVVAQLKESLELEILPGEGSDYLFSEDNYASQNSDFEQTPIIAR; translated from the exons ATGTGGAGAATTTTTCGAAGGCGTGgag GCGTTTGTGGCCAACAAGGAGATAATGAAGGCCTTTTGGTGCAAACTAAGGTTCGGCAGTTCACTTACTCACAGTTGAAAATTATGACCGGCAAATTCAAACATGTAATTGGTGGAGGAGGATTTGGGTCTGTGTATTGTGGTCGGTTAGAAGATCGTAGTCGGGTCGCGGTGAAAATGCGGTCGCAACGATCTTCGCAAGGGCTCAAGCACTTTCTTGCCGAG GTTAACATTTTATCGAAAGTGTATCATAGGAACCTCGTGTCGCTAGTCGGTTATTGCATGGATAGAGATTGCCTTGCGCTCGTCTATGAGTACATGGCCCAAGGAAGCCTTCAAGATCGTCTAAGAG GTGAAAGGGGCATTGTCAACGTATTGACTTGGAGAGTGCGGCTTCAAATTGCACTTGAAGTTGCAAAAG GACTGGAATATCTGCATGCTGGATGCAAGCTTCCGATAGTCCACAGAGGGGTCACAAGCAGCAACATTCTTCTAGATGAAAATCTAGAGGCTAAGTTATCTGATTTTGGCCTGGCCAGAGAGTTCGCAGCTAGTTCAGAGATGCAATCGTCGGTGACGGGCGTTGCTGGTACCATAGGCTACCTTGATCCGGA GTACATGTTTACTGGCGTATTTAGTGATAAGAGTGATGTGTATAGCTTTGGCGTGGTTCTATTGGAGATAATTACGAGTCAACGCCCATATACACCAGGAGAAGATGCTCCGGGAGGTCACATAGTTCGGCTAGTGTCCGAGATGCTCGCTAGGGGCGGTTTTCATGATGTTGTTGATGCCAGGCTGCAAGGGAATTATAACATTGAGTCTGTTTCTAAGGTCATAGATCTTGCGATGCGGTGCACAGAAGAAGCCTCGTCTCGACGACCAACGATGGAACAAGTGGTGGCGCAGCTGAAGGAGAGCTTGGAACTGGAGATATTACCTGGAGAGGGGAGCGACTACCTGTTCAGTGAAGACAACTACGCCAGTCAAAATAGTGACTTTGAACAAACACCAATTATTGCGAGATAA